From a single Sorghum bicolor cultivar BTx623 chromosome 5, Sorghum_bicolor_NCBIv3, whole genome shotgun sequence genomic region:
- the LOC110435976 gene encoding uncharacterized protein LOC110435976, which yields MAPRHRDPDEGWRREAARAVLYGPQRHRPDHCAHAPPGATGEQLDLLRRPHTSSAAVFPVLVGRVAGQAGVRGGGQSAGDSAPERGPSAGAGAPVRGVSTTPAASDAGLRQLLHLPSDPWCSHASAACLAVRSTPSSWLCSTVSSTVARIEPDSSRRRFPRPWVSGADSTADVAWRSSASDVRVGSVVSWRSSASDTRVVAVVRWRASAPSRLAAAGVARKHGGGRSAGQLPCGYEGEEQHARRVPACKAAAQSLARKRVETSELT from the exons ATGG CCCCTCGACACAGAGATCCTGATGAGGGCTGGAGGAGGGAAGCAGCACGGGCGGTACTATATGGCCCACAGCGCCATCGACCCGACCACTGTGCCCACGCTCCGCCAGGTGCGACAGGCGAGCAGCTCGACCTCCTCCGACGTCCCCATACGAGCTCGGCAGCCGTCTTTCCAG TCCTAGTTGGCCGAGTTGCGGGCCAGGCAGGAGTCCGCGGAGGAGGCCAATCGGCAGGAGATAGCGCGCCAGAACGAGGCCCATCGGCAGGAGCTGGCGCGCCAGTTCGAGGAGTTTCAACAACACCAGCAGCGTCAGATGCAGGACTTCGCCAACTACTTCACCTCCCTTCAGATCCCTGGTGTAGTCACGCCTCCGCTGCCTGCCTCGCTGTTCGCTCCACTCCCTCTTCCTGGCTCTGTAGTACCGTCTCCA GCACAGTCGCACGGATCGAACCCGACTCCTCAAGACGGCGCTTCCCCAGGCCATGGGTGTCAGGAGCAGACTCCACAGCAGACGTGGCCTGGCGCTCCTCCGCCTCAGACGTACGGGTGGGGTCCGTGGTCAGCTGGCGCTCCTCCGCCTCAGACACACGGGTGGTCGCTGTGGTCAGGTGGCGCGCCTCAGCACCCAGCAGGTTGGCCGCAGCAGGGGTGGCCAG GAAGCACGGAGGAGGAAGGTCCGCCGGCCAACTACCATGTGGATATGAAGGAGAGGAGCAGCATGCACGGCGCGTCCCAGCCTGCAAGGCTGCTGCACAAAGCCTGGCCAGGAAGCGTGTAGAGACATCAGAACTGACATGA